Proteins encoded in a region of the Bactrocera tryoni isolate S06 chromosome 4, CSIRO_BtryS06_freeze2, whole genome shotgun sequence genome:
- the LOC120773447 gene encoding endoplasmic reticulum-Golgi intermediate compartment protein 2 — MTATLRYRGDKNNLIELAKNLDAFKKVPEKYTETTEIGGTLSLLSRLLIIYLIYKEVCYYKEADLIYQFEPDIDMDDKVQMHVDITVAMPCSSLSGVDLMDETQQDVFAYGTLQREGTWWVLPEEERLQFERMQHMNTFLREEYHSVADILFKDIIKNNEVNLKPIGDLKKLPEEQYDACRLHGTLGINKVAGVLHLVGGAQPFVGLFGDHWTIDFRRTPANFTHRINRLSFGQYSRRIVQPLEGDETLVADEETTVQYFLKIVPTEIHNTFTTINTYQYSVSENVRQLDSTKNSYGSPGIYFKYDWSALKIIVRTDRDNLVQFIIRLCSIIAGIIVISGILNTILVSMQRLTINIIAPQVLQQTLNQHHDSASREGGAHVPVGAGAVNVNLASASSATKVLSNNLINTANIMSDSISLLNATTTTTTIPTIVPIAVDEEPPSK; from the exons ATGACAGCGACATTGCGTTATCGTGGTGATAAAAACAATCTTATTGAGTTGGCAAAAAATTTGGATGCTTTTAAGAAAGTGCCGGAAAAATATACAGAAACAACAGAAATAGGGGGTACAT TATCTTTATTAAGTCGTTTGCTCATTATTTACCTCATTTATAAGGAGGTATGCtattacaaagaagctgatctCATTTATCAATTTGAACCTGACATCGACATGGATGATAAAGTACAAATGCATGTCGATATCACCGTGGCCATGCCATGCTCCT CCCTTTCTGGCGTTGACCTAATGGATGAGACACAACAGGACGTATTCGCGTATGGTACATTGCAACGAGAAGGCACTTGGTGGGTTTTACCTGAAGAGGAACGCCTTCAATTCGAACGCATGCAGCATATGAATACGTTTTTGAGAGAAGAATATCACTCTGTTGCGGATATTCTATTTAaagatattattaaaaataatgaagtgaATTTGAAACCAATAGGAGACTTGAAAAAACTTCCGGAGGAGCAATATGATGCATGTCGTTTACATGGAACATTGGGTATTAATAAG GTCGCTGGAGTTCTGCACTTGGTTGGTGGTGCGCAGCCATTTGTTGGGCTCTTCGGCgatcactggacaatcgatttTCGACGTACGCCAGCTAATTTCACGCATCGCATCAATCGCttaagttttggacaatattcaCGACGCATCGTACAACCGCTTGAAGGCGACGAAACGCTAGTAGCCGATGAAGAAACAACggtacaatattttttgaaaattgtaccCACCGAAATACACAATACCTTCACGACGATCAATACGTATCAATATTCAGTGAGCGAGAATGTCCGTCAATTGG ACTCAACTAAAAATTCGTACGGCTCCCCTGGCATCTATTTTAAATACGATTGGTCGGCGTTAAAGATCATTGTGCGCACTGATCGTGATAATCTCGTGCAATTCATAATACGACTATGTTCAATCATTGCGGGCATCATCGTTATCTCAG GCATTTTAAATACCATATTGGTGTCTATGCAGCGCCTTACCATCAACATAATTGCGCCTCAAGTTCTACAACAAACACTAAATCAACACCACGACAGTGCTAGCCGCGAGGGTGGCGCACATGTCCCTGTTGGAGCTGGTGCTGTGAACGTGAATCTCGCCAGCGCCAGTTCCGCGACTAAAGTACTGTCGAATAATCTCATAAATACGGCGAATATCATGTCTGACAGCATTAGCTTGCTGAATgccacaactacaacaaccaccATTCCAACGATTGTGCCAATAGCCGTTGATGAGGAGCCACCATCAAAGTAA
- the LOC120773445 gene encoding double-strand-break repair protein rad21 homolog: protein MFYAHLILAKKGPLARVWLAAHWDKKITKAHVFETNIEKSVEGIMQPKVKLALRTSGHLLLGVVRIYSRKAKYLLADCNEAFVKIKMAFRPGMVDLPEGHREANVNAITLPEVFHDFDTALPELNDIDIEAQFAINQSRADEITMREDYGGSLSLSIHDDGFGDMGFEGDTPDLIRGPIDANIDDQLFGDGGMADVTLVDEPKITLNDTDLANSRLDGDGFGDEFGQPELFEDDLFAEPPLDTSDNNLKAAIGAAQESDDDGMDHMDIRPPSVASSCEHASEANEVEKEAHKDEGNEALGNSKEDENPLDQSTLLQNEDESFALAPIDASAYKGVTKAKRKRKLIVDEVKNISGEEMKAQLANTTDIVTTLDLAPPTKRLTYWKETGGVEKLFSLPSRTIPARALFLNYQRHLVSRCSALEDFSILGPSDLLAIEHIQNENDANVINNKRGRKRKHELQPVQQNIADVTAQSLAAPETVRDLEQSVGQAQYSLADNLIPPAESSLFDNMRSPSRMLSMNEINGIDNLTSLNDLPLTPSNMHHGIDASDDFNHGDVTPAGLHHGDQTPHHSSIEHIDNLPNLPADQVSSILHEAENIPNIQQDILAGKAQRTSDISTDWNDYDLPPPPPNPAEEQLENETDEQFEERVLNKRAAQLFYTVKSRLIKQDCLILSALTVNNSRKQAAQKFYSLLVLKKFRALNIEQTQPYADIEISRGPLFENPKL, encoded by the coding sequence atGTTTTATGCACATTTAATTTTGGCCAAAAAAGGCCCTTTGGCCCGAGTATGGTTGGCTGCTCACTGGGATAAGAAAATAACAAAGGCGCATGTATTcgaaacaaatattgaaaaatccgtGGAAGGTATAATGCAACCAAAAGTAAAATTGGCGCTTCGCACTTCGGGGCATCTATTGTTGGGCGTCGTTAGGATTTATTCGCGGAAAGCAAAGTATTTATTGGCGGATTGCAATGAAGCATTTGTTAAGATCAAAATGGCCTTTAGGCCTGGCATGGTTGATCTTCCCGAAGGACATAGAGAAGCAAATGTAAATGCAATCACTCTGCCAGAAGTATTTCATGATTTCGACACAGCCTTGCCCGAGTTGAACGATATTGACATAGAAGCACAATTTGCGATAAACCAATCTAGAGCAGATGAGATCACTATGCGAGAGGATTATGGTGGTAGCTTGTCACTTTCTATTCACGATGACGGTTTTGGTGATATGGGATTTGAAGGCGACACTCCTGATTTGATACGTGGTCCAATAGATGCGAATATAGATGATCAATTATTTGGTGATGGTGGCATGGCGGACGTTACATTGGTAGATGAaccaaaaataacattaaatgaTACAGATTTGGCAAACTCACGATTAGATGGAGATGGTTTTGGGGATGAATTTGGACAGCCTGAACTTTTTGAAGACGATCTTTTCGCTGAACCGCCATTAGATACCAGCGACAATAATTTGAAAGCTGCCATTGGTGCTGCACAAGAATCTGATGACGACGGCATGGATCACATGGATATTAGACCACCATCTGTAGCATCCAGTTGTGAACATGCGTCCGAAGCAAATGAAGTAGAGAAGGAAGCTCACAAAGATGAGGGTAACGAAGCTTTAGGCAATTCAAAGGAAGATGAAAATCCTTTGGACCAGTCAACATTGCTGCAAAATGAAGATGAAAGTTTTGCCCTGGCCCCCATAGATGCCTCGGCATACAAAGGTGTCACCAAAGCTAAACGCAAACGTAAGCTAATTGTTgatgaagtaaaaaatatatctgGAGAGGAAATGAAGGCGCAATTGGCAAACACAACGGATATTGTAACAACATTAGATTTGGCACCGCCAACAAAACGACTCACTTATTGGAAGGAAACTGGCGGtgtggaaaaattattttcactacCTTCTAGAACTATACCGGCCAGagcattgtttttaaattaccaACGTCATTTAGTGTCTCGTTGTTCAGCACTCGAAGACTTTTCTATACTTGGTCCATCTGACTTGTTGGCTATAGAGCATATACAGAATGAGAATGATGCAAATGTCATAAACAACAAGCGCGGTCGTAAAAGAAAGCATGAGCTCCAGCCAGTACAGCAAAACATTGCGGATGTGACGGCACAAAGTCTGGCGGCACCAGAAACTGTGCGAGACCTTGAACAAAGTGTTGGTCAAGCACAATATTCGTTGGCAGACAATTTAATACCACCGGCGGAGAGCTCTTTGTTTGACAATATGCGCAGTCCCAGCCGTATGCTAAGCATGAATGAAATCAATGGTATTGACAATTTAACATCACTCAACGATTTACCTCTAACGCCGAGTAACATGCATCACGGTATCGATGCATCCGATGATTTCAATCATGGCGACGTGACGCCCGCAGGTCTACACCATGGAGACCAAACTCCGCATCATTCCAGTATTGAGCATATCGATAATTTACCCAATCTACCAGCCGATCAAGTGTCATCTATATTGCACGAAGCTGAGAATATACCAAATATCCAACAAGATATACTAGCAGGCAAGGCGCAACGGACCAGCGATATATCTACAGATTGGAATGATTACGATTTACCGCCACCACCGCCAAATCCTGCTGAAGAGCAATTGGAAAATGAAACAGATGAACAATTTGAGGAGCGCGTACTCAATAAACGAGCAGCACAATTGTTCTATACCGTTAAATCTCGTTTAATAAAACAGGATTGCCTAATATTATCTGCATTAACAGTGAATAACTCCAGAAAGCAGGCGGCACAAAAGTTTTACTCGCTATTGGTACTGAAAAAGTTCCGAGCACTCAACATTGAACAGACCCAGCCATATGCGGACATAGAGATATCAAGAGGGCCGCTATTTGAAAATCCGAAATTATAA
- the LOC120775946 gene encoding uncharacterized protein LOC120775946, which yields MAANWIKITERAREGIKIINALPYDTFTTVLSFVHRQMIPATTEDAIEPENALEELERLVGVPRADFLLMIKTFSYILRRTSTFVIKPTRLHAELREKLQLQDDAKIDAIVRLWVRQTTPIMNSLACERYESNEIQDVAWKLNVEISSHCEQREKNALAMLQLKTGTGEDINLEMNHEELLQLYNQFECIQNELDALKHQQTEQKA from the exons atGGCTGCGAATTGGATAAAAATTACTGAGAG AGCACGAGAgggtattaaaattataaatgcgTTACCATATGATACTTTTACAACAGTGCTAAGTTTTGTCCATCGGCAAATGATACCTGCGACAACTGAGGACGCTATAGAGCCAGAAAATGCTTTGGAGGAATTGGAACGTTTAGTTGGTGTACCACGTGCCGATTTTCTTCTAATGATTAAAACTTTTTCCTACATTTTACGACGCACGTCTACATTTGTCATCAAACCAACCCGATTGCACGCTGAATTACGAGAAAAGTTGCAGCTTCAAGATGATGCGAAAATCGATGCGATTGTTAGGTTATGGGTACGCCAAACAACACCAATCATGAATAGTTTGGCTTGTGAACGTTATGAATCAAATGAGATACAAGATGTTGCATGGAAACTAAATGTGGAAATCTCATCACATTGTGAGCAACGTGAGAAAAATGCCTTAGCCATGTTGCAATTAAAAACAGGTACAGGCGAAGACATCAATTTGGAGATGAACCATGAAGAGTTGTTGCAATTATATAATCAGTTCGAGTGTATTCAAAACGAATTAGATGCCTTAAAACATCAACAGACGGAGCAAAAGGCTTAG